The Falco naumanni isolate bFalNau1 chromosome 1, bFalNau1.pat, whole genome shotgun sequence genome window below encodes:
- the UFD1 gene encoding ubiquitin recognition factor in ER-associated degradation protein 1, with amino-acid sequence MFSFNMFDHPIPRVFQNRFSTQYRCFSVSMLAGPNDRSDVEKGGKIIMPPSALDQLSRLNITYPMLFKLTNKNSDRMTHCGVLEFVADEGICYLPHWMMQNLLLEEGGLVQVESVNLQVATYSKFQPQSPDFLDITNPKAVLENALRNFACLTTGDVIAINYNEKIYELRVMETKPDKAVSIIECDMNVDFDAPLGYKEPERSAQHEETADVEADHSGYVSDIGFRAFSGSGNRLDGKKKGVEPSPSPIKPGDIRRGIPNYDFKIGRITFIRNSRPLVKKVEEDESGSRFIAFSGEGQSLRKKGRKP; translated from the exons aTG TTCTCCTTCAACATGTTCGACCACCCCATCCCGCGGGTCTTCCAGAACCGCTTCTCAACCCAGTACCGCTGCTTCTCCGTGTCCATGCTTGCCGGGCCGAATGACAGGTCAGATGTGGAGAAAGGCGGGAAGA TAATTATGCCACCATCGGCTTTGGATCAACTCA gccgACTTAATATTACTTACCCGATGCTGTTTAAGCTGACCAATAAAAATTCAGACCGAATGACACACTGTGGAGTGCTTGAATTTGTGGCCGATGAGGGCATATGTTACCTTCCACACTGG ATGATGCAGAACTTGCTGCTGGAAGAGGGGGGCCTGGTGCAAGTGGAAAGCGTTAATCTTCAAGTTGCTACTTACTCAAAATTTCAGCCACAGAGTCCAGATTTTCTTGACATCACCAATCCCAAAGCTGT ATTAGAAAATGCCCTGAGAAACTTTGCTTGTCTGACTACTGGGGATGTTATTGCCATCAACTACAATGAAAAG ATCTATGAGCTTCGGGTAATGGAGACCAAACCGGATAAGGCTGTGTCTATCATCGAATGCGATATGAAT GTGGATTTTGATGCTCCTTTGGGATACAAGGAACCAGAAAGAAGTGCACAACATGAAGAGACCGCG GATGTTGAAGCAGACCATAGTGGATATGTGAGTGACATAGGATTTCGT GCATTCTCTGGTTCTGGGAACAGATTGGATGGCAAGAAGAAAGGTGTTGAGCCTAGTCCATCGCCAATTAAACCAGGAGACATTCGAAG AGGAATACCCAACTATGACTTCAAGATTGGTAGAATCACATTCATTAGAAACTCACGTCCGCTAGTTAAGAAGGTTGAAGAG GATGAATCTGGAAGCCGGTTTATTGCCTTTTCAGGAGAAGGCCAGTCCCTGcgcaaaaagggaagaaaaccctAA
- the C1H22orf39 gene encoding UPF0545 protein C22orf39 homolog, whose translation MAGGGSWRPPRPCEDYWWEWKHCRGLRHAFHHYYAHGELPACGRWRDDYEACRAWESGRAAAAQEALCKSERARVMEKQKHAPVWKLRKSPPPDWYLPLDKDKPN comes from the exons atggcgggcggcgggagctgGCGG CCGCCGCGGCCGTGCGAGGACTACTGGTGGGAGTGGAAGCACTGCCGCGGGCTGCGCCACGCCTTCCACCACTACTACGCGCACGGGGAGCTGCCGGCCTGCGGCCGCTGGCGGGACGACTACGAGGCCTGCCGCGCCTGGGAGagcggccgcgccgccgccgcccag GAAGCTTTGTGCAAGAGTGAAAGAGCTCGAGTtatggaaaaacagaaacacgCTCCAGTGTGGAAGCTCAGGAAGAGCCCACCACCTGACTGGTATCTTCCACTTGACAAAGACAAACCAAATTAG
- the MRPL40 gene encoding 39S ribosomal protein L40, mitochondrial — protein MLAAARRLCGALVAPGGVRLSSWLPQTAPSRGSHWQTSLLAFQASLPVRAQPKKKKKVDVKREQAQKDRMKKKIKKLEKAAPEMIPIEDFITPLKYSDSNRVRSLPALSFEETERRVLLMKKWCLFKQKQGKAEKKAIQTLVEAQQEALKELRLESEELYQAAIRRDEGLFPFERDGPNYTPPLLGYDPPEGKCVDITKVYTQ, from the exons ATGTTGGCGGCGGCCCGGCGGCTCTGCGGGGCCTTGGTAGCGCCCGGCGGCGTCCGGCTCAG ttcGTGGCTGCCCCAGACGGCTCCATCCCGAGGGAGTCACTGGCAGACTTCGCTGCTGGCGTTCCAGGCGTCTCTCCCTGTGAG AGCACAAccaaagaagaagaagaaagtggaTGTAAAGAGAGAGCAAGCACAGAAGGATCGTAtgaaaaagaagattaaaaagtTGGAAAAAGCTGCCCCAGAAATGATTCCAATTGAGGATTTTATAACGCCACTTAAGTACTCGGATAGCAACAG GGTGCGAAGCCTTCCTGCTCTgtcatttgaggaaactgaaaGAAGAGTTTTGCTTATGAAGAAGTGGTGTTTGTTTAAGCAGAAACAAGGtaaggcagaaaagaaagctattCAGACCCTTGTAGAAGCTCAGCAAGAGGCACTAAAGGAACTGCGCCTTGAATCTGAAGAGCTGTATCAGGCAGCAATCAGACGAGATGAGGGGCTTTTCCCCTTTGAGAGAGATGGACCTAATTATACCCCACCGCTTCTTGGTTATGATCCTCCTGAAGGAAAATGTGTTGATATCACCAAAGTGTATACGCAGTGA
- the CDC45 gene encoding cell division control protein 45 homolog: MFVSDCRREFYDVIVSQRVLLLVASDVDALCACKILQALFQCDHVQYTLVPVSGWQELETAFLEHKDQFKYFVFINCGANVDLLEILQPEEDVSFFVCDSHRPIHVVNVYNDTQIKLLVKQDDDLDVPAYDDIFRDEEDEEEDSENESDGSEPAEKRRRFQEDVIERTMKRRQRREWEARRREILFDYEQYEYHGTSSAMVMFDLAWIMSKDLNDMLWWAIVGLTDQWVQDKITQMKYVTDIGILQRHVSRHNHRNEDEENSLSIDCMRIAFEYDLRLALYQHWSLYESLCNTSYTSASLKLWSVQGQKRLQEFLADMGLPLKQVKQKFNSMDMSLKENLREMIEESANKFGMKDLRVQTFSIHFGFKNKFSASDIVYATASLMENIEKEGHETTNFIKALDSLSRGNLDKLHQGLDLAKKQLRAIQQTVASCICTNLVISQGPFLYCCLMEGTPDVKLFSKPVSLCLLSKYLLKSFVCSTKNKRCKLLPLVMAAPMDVEQGTVIMVGIPPETESSDKKNFFGRAFERAADSTSSRTLHNHFDMSIIELKTEDRSKFLDALISLLS; encoded by the exons ATGTTCGTCTCTGACTGCCGTCGGGAGTTTTACGATGTGATTGTCAGCCAG CGTGTTCTACTTCTTGTTGCTTCAGATGTTGATGCATTATGTGCTTGTAAAATACTCCAA GCTTTGTTTCAATGTGATCATGTGCAGTATACACTCGTCCCAGTATCTGGATGGCAAGAACTTGAAACTGCCTTTCTTGAGCATAAAGATCAG ttcaaatattttgtttttattaattgcGGTGCCAACGTTGACCTTCTGGAGATCTTGCAGCCTGAAGAGGATGTTTCTTTTTTCGTATGTGACAGCCACAGACCTATCCATGTAGTGAATGTTTACAATGACACACAG ATTAAGCTATTAGTTAAACAAGATGATGATCTTGATGTTCCTGCTTATGATGATATCTTCAGAgatgaagaggatgaagaagaggaCTCAGAGAATGAAAGTGATGGGTCAGAACCTGCAGAAAAACGTAGACGTTTTCAAGAG GATGTAATAGAGAGAACAATGAAAAGACGACAAAGGCGAGAATGGGAAGCACGCAG aagagaaattcTTTTTGATTATGAGCAATATGAATACCATGGGACATCA TCTGCGATGGTCATGTTTGATCTGGCATGGATAATGTCTAAAGATTTGAATGACATGTTGTG GTGGGCTATTGTTGGCCTGACAGATCAATGGGTCCAAGATAAAATCACTCA aaTGAAGTATGTGACTGATATTGGAATCCTACAGCGTCATGTGTCTCGCCATAACCACCGCAATGAGGATGAAGAAAATTCTCTGTCAATCGATTGCATGCGAATAGCATTTGAGTATGA TCTGCGCCTGGCACTTTACCAGCACTGGTCTCTATATGAAAGTCTCTGTAACACTTCATATACCTCTGCGAGCCTTAAGCTTTGGTCCGTACAAGGGCAGAAGAGGCTCCAGGAGTTTTTGGCTGACATGGG TTTGCCTTTGAAGCAAGTGAAACAGAAGTTTAATTCCATGGACatgtctttgaaagaaaatcttcGGGAAATGATTGAAGAATCTGCAAACAAGTTTGG aatgAAAGATTTAAGAGTTCAGACCTTCAGCATTCACTTTGGCTTTAAGAACAAGTTCTCAGCAAGTGATATAGTTTATGCAACAGCTTCTCTCATGGAGAATATAGAGAAAGAGGGCCATGAAACAACTAATTTCATTAAAGCTTTGGACAGTCTCTCCAG GGGTAACCTGGACAAACTGCACCAAGGACTGGACCTAGCCAAAAAGCAGTTACGTGCCATTCAGCAGACAGTGGCCAGCTGTATTTGCACCAACCTTGTAATTTCTCAGGGGCCTTTTCTGTATTGCTGTCTCATGGAG GGCACACCAGATGTGAAACTGTTTTCCAAACCAGTGTCTCTGTGCCTGCTTAGTAAATACTTACTCAAGTCATTTGTTTGCTCT ACAAAAAACAAGCGTTGTAAATTGCTGCCACTGGTAATGGCTGCACCAATGGATGTTGAACAGGGAACTGTGATCATGGTGGGGATTCCTCCAGAGACAGAGAGCTCTGACAAAAAGAA CTTTTTTGGAAGAGCATTTGAGAGAGCTGCGGACAGTACCAGTTCCAGGACTTTACATAACCATTTTGACATGTCAA tAATTGAATTGAAAACAGAAGACCGGAGCAAATTTCTGGATGCACTCATTTCTCTCTTGTCCTAA